One Branchiostoma floridae strain S238N-H82 chromosome 15, Bfl_VNyyK, whole genome shotgun sequence DNA window includes the following coding sequences:
- the LOC118432063 gene encoding pancreatic triacylglycerol lipase-like, whose translation MMTTFFVWQTLFVSVTLITTTLGADVCYGDLGCFTTDYPWSGTLERPIASLPRAPEELQIKFILRTRGGPADGQIVRPGDSVGVQASTFDGRKPTKFISHGFIENGFVSWITDMSQAFLRVEDCNVFAVDWGSGGGSMLPYTQATANTQLVGATIAQFINLLMQETGASLNSFHLIGHSLGAHIMGYAGERLPGVGRITGLDPADPYFQGTDPIVRLDPTDAQFVDVIHSDAGFFFTQLGLGMWDPVGHLDFYPNGGIEMPGCDQGLFDYIGLNGGIYEGGREFVACNHLKAIEYFDDSIDSTCPMMGYPCREHERFADGHCMDCGSQGCAQMGYHADRYAPPAGVTNLKYYLTTAERSPHCVYHYLIKLTLGTSSSADDMDGTPEISIITQSGSNTGYYSMTSGSIKLQAGNTYQYLLTSPSEFGTIREVRFRWDYDWSILNPGSWPIWFTPKIWVDRVQVMAGESQQRMTFCGFNSELTENVVMGLPSC comes from the exons ATGATGACTACTTTCTTCGTCTGGCAAACTCTGTTTGTCTCGGTGACCTTGATCACAACAACGCTTG GTGCGGATGTGTGCTATGGTGACCTGGGTTGTTTCACCACTGACTACCCCTGGTCTGGAACCCTGGAGAGACCGATAGCCTCGCTCCCACGGGCACCGGAGGAGCTACAG ATCAAGTTTATCTTGCGGACCCGAGGCGGCCCTGCTGACGGACAGATCGTGCGGCCCGGAGACTCGGTGGGGGTACAAGCTTCAACCTTCGACGGGCGCAAACCCACCAAGTTCATCAGCCATGGCTTCATCGAGAACGGCTTCGTCAGCTGGATCACG GATATGTCGCAGGCGTTCCTGAGGGTTGAAGACTGTAACGTGTTTGCTGTAGACTGGGGCAGTGGAGGTGGGTCTATGCTGCCTTACACACAGGCTACCGCCAACACACAACTGGTCGGGGCGActatcgcacagttcatcaaCCTACTCATG CAAGAGACTGGGGCCTCTTTGAACTCCTTCCATCTGATTGGTCACAGCCTGGGAGCGCATATTATGGGATATGCTGGGGAAAGACTTCCCGGTGTCGGCAGAATCACAG GGTTGGACCCAGCAGATCCGTACTTCCAGGGCACCGATCCCATCGTCCGTCTGGACCCGACCGACGCTCAGTTTGTTGACGTCATCCACAGTGACGCAGGGTTCTTCTTCACACAATTGG GTCTTGGAATGTGGGACCCCGTCGGCCATCTTGATTTCTACCCCAACGGTGGAATCGAAATGCCCGGATGTGACCAGGGACTCTTTGATTACATCGGCCTCAACGGTGGGATTTATGAAG GAGGCCGAGAGTTCGTCGCCTGTAACCACTTGAAAGCGATCGAGTACTTCGACGATTCCATCGATAGCACATGTCCTATGATGGGGTACCCCTGTCGCGAACACGAAAG GTTCGCAGATGGCCACTGCATGGACTGTGGAAGCCAGGGGTGTGCCCAGATGGGTTACCATGCCGACCGGTACGCACCACCTGCAGGGGTCACTAACCTCAAGTACTACCTCACCACTGCTGAACGGTCCCCACATTGTG TGTACCACTACCTGATCAAGTTGACTCTGGGAACGAGCTCCTCCGCAGACGACATGGACGGCACCCCGGAAATCTCGATCATCACGCAGAGCGGCTCGAACACAGGGTACTACAGCATGACTAG TGGCTCAATCAAACTGCAGGCCGGCAACACCTATCAGTACCTGCTGACTAGCCCCAGCGAATTCGGGACCATCCGTGAGGTTCGGTTCCGGTGGGACTACGACTGGTCCATTCTGAACCCCGGGTCGTGGCCCATATGGTTCACCCCCAAGATCTGGGTGGACAGGGTGCAGGTCATGGCGGGAGAATCTCAGCAGAG AATGACCTTCTGCGGGTTCAACTCTGAACTGACTGAAAACGTTGTGATGGGACTGCCATCCTGCTAG